TGGCCAGGCCGATGGACTCCTCCACCTCGGCTCCCTGCAGGAGCTGTCGCCGGTGGCGGTAGAGGATGAACAGCGCGTAGTCGATTCCGACGGCGAGGCCCAGCATCACTCCCAGGAAGGGAGTGACGGATGCCATCTGGATCACGCCCGAGAAGGACAACGTCGCCATCGCCCCGATCGCGACGCCGACGATGGCGGTGAGGATCGGGAACGCCGCGGCCAAGAGCGAACCCAGCACCACGACGAGCACGATACCGGCCACGGCGACGCCCACGACCTCGCCGACGCCGAAGATCTCGGGGATGCCCTGCGAGATCTCGGTGTTGAATGCGACCTGGGCACCGTCGACGGGCTCGGCGGTGAAGTGCTCGACGACGGCCTCCTTCGACGCCTCCGACAGCTCGAGGCGCGGCAGGTCGAACGAGACGTTCACGATCGCGGTCGACCCGTCGTCGGACACCAGGCGGATGGCATCCGCGAACGACAGCAGTTCGGCGCCCTCGTCGAGCTGCGCCTCCTGGTCGGCGATCTGGGCGAGCCCGTCGGTCAGCTGGGTCTGCTGCTGCTCGAGCGCCGTGCGCTGCTGGTCCAGCTGCGCCTGCTGCGCGTCGAGAGCCTCGAGCTGCGCCTGCTTCTGGGCATCGGGCAGCGGTGCCGCGTCCAGCTGCGCGCGACCGGCGTCGAGTTGCTGTTGAGCCTGATCGAGCTGTGCGGCGCCGGCGTCGATCTGCTCTTGGCCCGATTCCGCCTGGTCGCGCGCATCGTTGAGCTGCTGGCGACCGTCGACGACCTGCTGCCGTTGGTCGTCGAGCTGCTGCTGCGTGGCGAAGGGGTCTGTCACGCGGGCGACGTCGGGCAGGTCTTCCGCCGAAGACACGAGGGCGCTGATCTCGGCTTGCTGATCGGCGGTCAGAGCCGAACCGTCGTCGGTGCGGTACACGACGGCACCGGACGCGCCGCTGAAATCGGGCAGTTCGTCCTGTAGTTCGGCGATCACGTCTCCGGATGCCGTTCCCGGGATGTCGAAGCTCGAGCTCAGGCCCTTGAACCCCAGGGCGAAGCCGCCCGCGACGACCCCGAGGATCACCGCCCACGCGATGATCACGGTCCACGCGCGCCGAGCGGCGAAGGTTCCGAGACGGTGCAGCAGTTCGGCCATGCGGGGTGTGTCCTCTCGTGCGGTGCGCGCGAGGGAGCACCGTCGGCTCCGACCAGTCCGAGCAAAGATAACACGCACCGTCTCGTCTCGGTCCTCGCCGCCGTCGCGCAGAATGTGAGACATGACACTTCCGCGCAGTGGTCCCGTCCGCAGCGAGGCGGCACGTCTGGCGATCCTCGACGCCGCCGTCTCGCTCTTCGCCGAGCGCGGTTACGACCACTTGACGATGGAGGGGATCGCGCGCCGCGCAGGTGTGGGAAAACAGACCATCTACCGGTGGTGGCCGAGCAAGGGCGACGTGATCGCCGAGGCCATCCTCGAGGGCCGCCTGCTCGGTGGGCACCGGGAGATCCCCGACAGCGGTGACGCTCGGACGGACCTCGCCCGGTGGCTCACCGACCTGTTCACCCTGCGCGGCAGCCCCCAGGGCGAGGGCCTGCTGCGCTCCCTCGTCGCGGCGGCGGCCGGGAGCGCGGAGACCGGACGGCGTCTGCGCGCCGAGATCCTCGCCGCCCCCCTCATGGACCGCCTCTCCCAGGCGATGGGCGGGGCGAGCGGCGCGCGGCTCGACGCCGCCGCTGACGCGTTGCTGGGCGCCGTCATCCTCCGAGCGCTGAGCCGCGAGGACTTCGACGGCGACGACATGCTGCTTCTCGTCGACGCGATCGTGGGGACGGCACCCGGCGCGGCTGAACGGTCCACGGGCGTGGGATAGCGTCGGAGGCATCCACGTTCCCCGACACGATGAGCACCCGATGAACCGACCCAAGCTGCAAGACGTCGCCGCGCGCGCGGGCGTCTCGGTGACGACGGTCTCGCGCGTGCTCAACAATCGGGGGTATCTCAGCGACGACATCAAACGCCGCGTGGACGACGCCGTCTCCGAGCTCGGCTATCGCCCGAACGAGATCGCCCGCTCGCTCATCGGTCAGCGCTCGACGCTCGTGGGCCTCATCGTGCCCACGGTCGCCGACCCGTTCTTCGGCGAACTCGCCTCGCACGTGGAGGGGGCTCTCGCCGCCCGGGGCTACAAGATGCTGCTCTGCGACTGCCACGACACCCCCGAGCGCGAGGAGAAGTACCTCGACCTCCTCCAGGGGAACCGGGTGGACGGCATCATCAGCTCCACGCACAATCGCGATGTCGCCGGTTACGGACGCGCCGACCTCCCCATCGTGGCGATCGACCGCCGGCTGGGCGAAGGCATCCCCACCGTGAACAGCGACAACCGCACCGGCGGCGTCCTGGCCACCGAGCACCTCATCTCCCGCGGCTCGCGCGCGCCCGTGCACCTGACCGCCACCGATCATCCCGGTAATCAGCGCGCGGCGGCCTACCGTGAACGCATGGCCGCGCACGGTCTCGAGCCGCGCGTCATGGCCTACGGCTACAACACCTCGCTCGACGAGCGGCGCGCCGCGATCGAGACGTGGCTGACGGTCAACCCGTGCGACGGCGTCTTCGCCAGCGACGACCTCACCGCCCTGATGGCGCTGGAGTGGGCCCGCAAGACCGGGCGTCGCGTGCCGGACGACCTGCGCGTCGTCGGATACGACGGGTCCGCCGGCCTGCAACTGGCCGTGCCCGGACTCACCACCGTCCGACAGCCCATCGAGCGGATGGCGGCGCGGGCGGTCGACCTCCTGATCGAGAGGATGACGGATGCCGCGGCGGGCGCGACCGCTGAGGCTCCCCTCCCGGTGGCGTTGCGCCACGGCTGGACGTCCTGACACCCCTCCGGCACGTTTCACGACCGGCACGCGAGCGGGCGGGGATCCGGGCAGCCGAGGCGAGGATCGTCGAGTGCGCCGGCGCGCTCCCGACGTCCGGACACGTGCCCGCGCATCAAGACGGCCGCACCGAGTGGGGGAAGACCCGGTGCGGCCGCCGGCCGACGACGCATGCGCTTCGTCGCGCGGCGTCGGGAGGGAACGCGACCGCACCGGGTGGGGGTTGCGGTGCGGTCGCGCGTTCAGGGGGTGTTCGGGTCGTCGACCTCCATTGGCGTCACCGACAGATCCCGGATGCCGATCCTCTGGCCGACGGCCTCGACGGTGACGCCGGCGCGGGCGTCGGCGTAGGCGGCCGAGGTGAGAGATGCGCGGCCGTCACCGGTGAACACCTCGACGGAGGACACGTCGACGAGGATGTCGAGGGCGAGTGAGCCGTCGGCCTCCACGGGGGCGGTGCGGATCTCGCGGTACGTCTCGGGCATGGCATCCGCCACCGCGTCCCGTCGGCGATCGATGAACACCACTCCCGCACCGGCGTCGTACCCGACGGTCACCTCGGCGTCGCCGGAACCGAATCGCAGGCGCACCTCGCCCGCGTCGGGTGCATCGATGCGCGCGCGCAGGCGGAACGCGCGCGTCGAAGGCTGGACGGGAAGGTCGACGATGTCGCCCGGCACGACGGTGAAGCTCGACGCCGTCGCGCTCTCGCCCTCCCGCGCCTCGAGGGCCGCGACCGGCTGCGACAGGAGCGACAGCCGCCCGTCGATCTCTCGGAGGACGATCTCGCGCGTGGTCGAGAGCGATCCCCCCTGCCAGCGCCCCCCGGGGAGGTCACGGGCGTAGGCCCAGTTGTTGATCCAGCCGAGCGCGAACCGGCGCTCCAGCCGACCCTGGTCACCGTCGCGCGGGTCGTTCCAGGTCACGGCCGCGTAGAAGTCGGCACCGCCGTCGAGCCACTGCGGTTCGTCGGTGTCGGCGGTGAAGCGCTCACCGTCCCAGGCGCCTGTCCAGTACGCGAAGCCCGTCGTGCCGCCCGTCGACGACGCGTGGGCGCTCACGCCGAGCACCCACGTGCGCCGGCCCGAGGTGGGGTCCACCATCTCGAACAGATCGGGGCACTCGAGCAGCCCGTAGTCCGTACGGACGAAGTCGGAGACGTAGGTCCACTCGCGGAGGTTCTTCGAGGTGTAGAACCCCAGGCGCTGCCCCTCGGCGAGCACCATCACCCACTGCTGGCGCGCGTCATCCCAGACGATCTTGGGGTCGCGCCAGTCGGTCGCACCGGGATTGTCCATCACGGGGTTCCCTTCGTAGTTCCGGAAGCTGAAGCCGCCGTCGGTCGAGACGAACAGCGACTGACGCTGCACGCCGTCGTCCTGCTGGGTCGCGAGGGCCACGATCGCCCCCGCCCCGAACCCCGCCGTGTTGCGCTCGTCGACGACGGCGCTCCCGGTGAGGATGTCGCCGAGCCCGTTGCGGTACTTCTCGATGGCGACACCGCGGTTCTTCCACGTGACCATGTCGGTCGAGGTGGCCAGGTGCCACGCGGTGCCGTTCCCCTCGGGGTAGTCCGCGTTGTAGAGGTAGTACAGCCGCCACTCGCCGTCGACGAAGACGGGGCGCTGGGGGTCGTTGATCCAGTGCTCCTCGGGAGTGAGGTGGAAGGCCGGACGGAACCGTTCCCAACCTGCGGGGATGGCGAAGGGATCGGTCGTCGCGGTGGGTGACGGCGTCGGCGACGGCGTCGGCGACGGCGTCCCCGTCGAATCCGGGGAACCCACGGGTGGGCGCGGCCACAGCAGCACGACCAGGAGTACGGTGACCAGAAGCGCGACCAAAGGGAGCGGGAGGATGCCGTAGGGGCCCCTGAAGCCACCCTCGCGACGGGGAGCGGGCAGCGTCATGGGCGGCTTCGGTGACGGCGGCGGTACAGGAGAGACATTGCCGACCCGACCGCACCCAGGGCGCCCGCGAACAGAAGCGGAAGCCAGGAAGCATCCACTCCCGTCGCGGCCAGGCGGGCGGGCGCCGCCGCAGCGGGCGACTCCTGCACCGTCGGTCCGGGCGCCGCGACGGGCGAGCCCTCCGAGCGCCCGGGCCGGACGACCGCCGGCGGGGTCGGGTCCCCCGCCGGCGGTGTCGGTGTCACCACCGGCGGTGTGGGGGTCACCACCGGCGGTGTCGGGGTCACCACCGGCGGTGTCGGGGTCACCACCGGCGGTGTCGGGGTCACCACCGGCGGTGTCGGGGTCACCACCGGCGGTGTCGGGGTCACCACCGGCGGTGTCGGGGTCACCACCGGCGGAGTCGGGGTCACCACCGGCGGAGTCCGGGGTGGGGTCCGGCTCCACGCGCGTCCCCACGAACTCCACCCGGCTCGTCGCCACCTCGTGCGGCTTGTCGACGAACGATGCGACCGAGACCTCCACGATCTCGTCACCCACCGGCACGACCGTCACGCTCAACGTCGTGCGCGAGCACACGATCTCGACCCGGTCGGCCGGCAGCTCGACGGGGTCGACGAGGTACCCCGTCTGGGGATCCACATCCGCGGTCGCTCGAACGCGCACGCCCGCCTGGCAGTCGAACCGCTGGCCCGCACCGAGCCGGTCGACGATCCGCAAGGTGTCCCACGGCCCCCGGGGCGACTCCAGCACCCACCTCGCTCGCGCTTCGGTGTCGTTCGTCCACGTACCGTAGCTGTTGCCCCGGGTGCGGTCCGGCGGGCCGAAGAACGGACCGGGCCGCTGCCCGGGAGTGAGCGTCGGCTCCGCGTACGTCGTCGATGTCGTCGCCGTCGCGTCACCCTCGCGGGAGTCGACGGTCAGAGCGAGGGCGGGAGTCGCAAGCACGGTCGCCCCGATCACGCCTCCGGCGGCAAGGACGACGAGACGGGAGCCGACGCGGGTCACTGCTCGCTCACCTCGCGAGCGTTGCGCCGACGACGCGAGACGACGAGAGCCCCAGCTCCCAGGCCCACGGCCGCGACGGCCAGAGCGCCACCGACGAAAAGCGCCGTCGAGTCCACACCCGTGATGGCCAGGGGCGAACCGGGGCGGGCGGTGCCGGTACCGGCGGGTCCTGTCACCGAGGCCGGGACGGGGTCGGCGGAGACGCCGGGCTTGGACGCGGGGACGGAGGGCGAAGCCGAGGGCGACGTCGTGGGCTGAACCGGTCCGGGCACCGAGGTGATGCCGCCGGCAGCGAGCAGCAGGGTGGAATCGAGCTGACCGTCGACCGTGTCGGCGACGGCGGCGACGATCTCCACCGGCTTGCCCGGGGTGACCGTGGCCGTGCAGGTCAAGGCGACCGAGTAGCCGTTCATCTCCGTGTCGCGCGTGCCGGGGTTGCCCTCTTTCGTGAGGTTGGAGACGAACAGCTCCGGGTGGGTCTCGGCGTTGATGCTCTTCAGGCCCACCGGCACGTCGCCCAGCGTGGAGCACAGTCGACCGCCGACATAGACACCGAAGGCGTCGCTGTAGTTGCGCTCGGACCATCCCGCGTACTCTTCGCTGCCAATGTGATAAACGATTGTCAGGCTCTCGCCCTCGGGAACGACCTGCAACCGCAACTCAGCCGCATCGTACGTCGTCGACGCGAACGACGACTCGAGCAGCGCCGAGCCGGCCCCGCCGAGGTCACCCGTGGTGGTGAGCTTGGCGTTGGGGCCCGTGAGGGCCGACGCGGTGAAGTCGACGTCGGAGGCGGCGGCGGGATCGGCGGCGCGCAGCGACCCGGTGGTCAGCGCCACTCCCGACACTGCGCCGGAGGGAAGACCCAGGTCGAGGCCCGAGAACGTTCCCGCCTGCACGGCGCGACCGGTCGACAGGCTGGCCGACGACAAGGAGACATGGCCGCCGATCAGGGATTTCGCGGCCGTTGCGGCATCCTGACCCTCGAAGGTGGACAAGGTGGTCGCGGCGTGCGCCGGCGCGGCGGCGAGCAGCAGGATGGCGGCCGACGACACGGCTGCGGCTGCTGACACCGCGAGGGGGACGCGCCGCGCAGGTGTCCTGCGGGCGAGGGGGACGTGCTGGGTCATGACACTCCTGAGGATTGCGGTGGGCGCGACGAAGGGGGTCTTTCGGACCGGTTCACGTCGTCGCGAAGAGGGTGGCTGGTGCGGGCTCAGACGACCGCGTGAGGAGGGATGCCACGGAGCACGCCGCTCGGCTGCTCGCTGCCGAGAGTGCCAGACATTCTCGGCAAACTCAAATTCTGCCAATCGTTTGACACACTCTGCCCCGCGCCATACGCTGACCGCGAGGAGCAGGAGCCACGTCTCGCGACAGAAAGCAGATCCGACGTGACCATCACGCACAACCGAGTAGGACGCACCCGCGTCCGGCTCGCGGCGATCGCCGCAGTGATCGCCACCACCGCCGTCTTGGCGGCGGGAGTACCCGCGCAGGCGCAAGCCGCGCCCGCGGCCGCGGCCGCGGCCGTTCCGGGCTACCCGGCCCCGACCGAGCACACCCAGAAGGCCTACGACCCCGAGGACGACTTCACCGCGAAGTGGACTCGCGCCGATGCGCGGCAGATCAAGGCCATGAGCAACCCCAACGCCCCGTCGCGTGCGAACTCCATGCCCGAGGAGTACACCATGCCGACGGTGCCGCAGGACTTCCCCGACATGAGCAACGAGCAGGTGTGGGTCTGGGACAGCTGGACCCTCACCGACGGGAGCTCGGCGCAGCCCAGCTTCAAGGGCTGGGAGGTCGTCTTCTCGCTCGTCGCCGACCGCAAGCTCGGCTTCGACGACCGTCACACGTACGCCAAGCTCGGCTACTTCTACCGTAAGGCCGATGTGGCGGAGCGCCCGAAGAACGGCGGCTGGACCTACGGCGGCCTGGTCTTCCCGGACGGGGCATCCGGCGCGATCTTCGAGGACCAGTCCTTCAGCCACCAGACGGAGTGGTCGGGCTCGACCCGCATCTTCGACGGCAACAAGCTGCGCATCTTCTACACGGCGGTGGCGTTCTACCGCAACGAGGACGGCTCCAACCGCAAGCCGTACGACCCGCGCCTGGTGCAGAGCGAGGGGCGCATCTTCGCCGATGACAAGGGCGTGTGGTTGACCGGCTTCCGCGACCAGCACGACATGCTCAAGGCCGACGGCGAGTACTACCAGACCGGCGCGCAGAACGAGTTCTTCAACTTCCGCGACCCGTTCACCTTCGAGGACCCCGCCCACCCCGGCAAGACCTACATGGTCTTCGAGGGCAACTCGGCCTTCCCCCGCGGCGAGCGCTCGTGCACCGAGGAAGACATGGGCTATGCACCGGGCGATCCGTACGCCGAGACCGCCGACCAGGCGATGGACATGGGCGCGCACTTCCAGCTCGCCAACGTCGGACTCGCGGTGGCCGAGAACGCCGCCCTCACCAAGTGGCGCTTCCTGCCGCCCATCCTGTCGGCCAACTGCGTGAACGATCAGACCGAGCGTCCGCAGATCTACATCAAGGACGGCAAGTACTACCTGTTCACCATCACCCACCGCAGCACGTACGCGGCCGGTATCGACGGCCCCGAGGGGGTCTACGGTTTCGTGGGCGACGGCATCCGCAGCGACTTCCAGCCGGTCAACCGCGGGTCGGGCCTTGCGCTCGGCAGCCCCTCGAACCTGAACTTCGCGGTGGGCACGCCCTTCGCACCGGACTACAACCAGCACCCGGGACAGTTCCAGGCCTACTCGCACTACGTCATGCCCGGCGGCCTGGTGCAGTCGTTCATCGACACCATCGGCACCAGCGACAACTTCGTCCGCGGCGGAACCCTCGCACCGACCGTGCGCGTCGACATCAACGGCAACGCCGTCACGGTCGACCGCTCGTACGGCAAGAACGGGCTCGGCGCATGGGCGGACATCCCCTCGGGCTACGCGCACGAGATCGCCCCGACGCCGGACCCCCGGCCGATCGGCTGACACCCTTCCCTCGAACGGGGCCCCGCTGCGGCGGGGCCCCGTTCCCCCTTTCCGCGGTTCGCGCGCGGCCGGCTGCGGGCATCTCACCCGCCCCCTCGCCCGTCGTCACCCCCTGGCGGACCACCGCGTAATCTGGGTCTCACCACCCCCCGGGGGCGGGGTGCCGAGGAGTTCCGGTGCTGATGAATGCCACGACGATGGCCGACGCGATCCTGCATGCCCTCGGAGGGCCCGACAACGTCGCGTCCTCGACGCACTGCGCGACGCGTCTGCGGGTGAACCCGCGGGATGCGGCACGGGTGGATGCCGCCGCACTCGACGCCGTCCCCGGCGTCCTGGCGACGCAGGTGGTGGGTGAACAGGTGCAGGTCGTGGTGGGCCCGGGCCGGGTGGACGAGCTCGCCGCGGCATTCGCGCGGGTGCTCTCACCCGAGCCGACGGTCCCCACGCGCCGCCTTCCGACTCGCGTGATCAGCGTGATCGTCGATGTCTTCACCCCGCTGCTGCCCGCGCTCGTGGCCGGGGGCCTGCTCACCGCCATCCACAACGTGCTCGCCGGCCCTGGCGCGTTCGGTGATCTGGCCGCAGTGGAAGCCGTACCGGAGTTGCGAGGTCCGGTGGCCCTGGTGGGCATGCTGGGCGCGGCGGTCTTCGCCCTCCTGCCCGTGCTGCTCGGCTTCGCGGCCGCCGGACGCTTCGGCGGGAGCCCCTATCTCGGTGCGGCGATGGGCGCCGCCCTCGTCGCCGCCCCCGGACTCGCCGCCGTCTCGGCGCTGCCGGCCATCCACCTGACCCCCAGCACGGGGTGGGTGCTCGACGGGATCGACGTGCTCGCCATCGATTACCAGGGCACGGTGCTCCCGATCATCGTGATCTGCTTCGTCCTCGCCCGCCTGGAGCGCTTCTTCGGTCGGCGGCTACGGGGTTCGGCTCGAGTGCTGCTCGTGCCGCTCCTGACGTTGCTGACCACGGGGCTGCTGGCCTTCCTCATCCTGGGCCCGACGCTGCGCTTCCTCGGCGACACCGCCGCCGAGGGCATGGAGTGGCTGTACACGAGCGCCGGAGTGGTCGGCGGCACCGTGGTGGGCGCGGTGTACTCACCGCTCGTGGTGACCGGTCTGCATCAGGGATTGATCGCGATCGAACTGGGCCTGCTGTCGACCGGCGGATCGTTCATCTTCCCCATCGCCGCGGCCGCCAACGTCGCCCAGGCAGCGGCCACGCTCGCGATCTGGGTCTCCGCACGGCGCGGGTCGCGACTGCGCGCACTCGCGGCGACGGCGACCGTTCCGGCGGCGCTCGGCATCGCGGAACCGGCGATATTCGGCGTCACTCTGCGGCTGCGCGCACCGTTCGCGATCGCCGTCGGCGCGACGGCCGTCGCCGCGACCCTCCTGGCGGCGATGCACGTGCAGGCCGTCACCCTCGGGGCGGCCGGAGTCTTCGGCTTCGTCTCGATCGCCCCGGGCCGGGTCGGACCGTTCCTGGCGTGCCTCGGGGTGTCGATCGTGCTGTCGTTCACCGGGACGCTCCTGTGGGCACGCTGGCGGCAGCGGGGCGGGCGTCCGCTCGAGAGCGACGGGGCCACCGAGCCGAGCGACGAGACGACGGTCCGCTCCCCGGCGGCGGGGACGCGGCTCGACGTGTCCGCCCTGGCCGACCCGGTGTTCGCCGCCAGGGCCCTGGGCCCGACGTCCGCGGTCGCGCCGTCCTCGGGTCTCGTCTCCTCCCCCGCAGCGGGAACGATCAGCGCCATCGCGGCCGCCTCGCACGCGTACGGCATCACCACCGACGACGGCACGGAGCTGCTCGTGCACGTGGGAATCGACACCGTGCGGTTGGCGGGCCGAGGGTTCCGGCCGCTCGTGCGCGTCGGCGACCGGGTCGCCTCCGGCGATGCGCTCGTGCATGTCGACCTGGCCGCGGTGAGGGGGGCCGGGTTCGACCCGGTCGTGCTCACCATCGTCACGAACGCCGACGAGCACCAGTACACCGACATCGCGGGGGGCTCCGAGGTCGCCGTGGGGACGCCCCTGATGCGGCAGACGCGCGTTGCGAAAGAAAACTGATTAACCGCTTGACCATCCTCTCGACCGCTTGCTAGCGTCTGCGTAACCGATTAACCATCCCGGTTCATCGGTCGCCGTGAGTCTCAACGAGGAGTCATCCGCATGCACGAACGAGGGTTCTTCCGCCCGCCCCACGCCTGGGTCGGCGACGTCATCCCCTGGCAGGAAGACGGACGCTTCCACCTCTTCTATCTGCACGAGTCCCGCCGCACCCCCAAGGTCGGCATGCCCTGGCACCGCGTGATCACCGACGACCTCGTCACCTTCACCGAGACCGGCGAGGCGGTGGCCTCCGGCGGCCCGGATGCCGACGACTTCAACGTCTACACCGGCAGCGTCGTCGTCGAAGACGGCATCCACCACGTGTTCTACACGGGGCAGAACCCCGCCCACGTCGGCTCCGACGGCCTCCCCCTGCAGCTCGTGCTGCACGCCACCAGCACCGATGGCATGCGCACCTGGCAGCGCCACCCCGAGCACACGTTCGGCGCGACGGCCGGCTACGAGACGGCCGACTGGCGCGACCCGTTCGTCTTCCGCGACGAGGCCGCGGGTCTGTGGCGCATGCTCGTCACCGCCCGCCACGCCGAAGGCCCCGAGCGTCGGCGAGGGGTCATCGCCCAGTGCGTGTCGCGCGATCTCCTCACCTGGGAGGCCGCGGAGCCGTTCTGGGACCCCCGCCGCTACATCGCGCACGAGTGCCCCGAGGTCTTCGAGTGGAACGGCTGGTGGTACCTGGTGTACTCCGAGTTCAGCGAGTCGTTCACCACCCGATACCGCGTCTCGCGGAGCCTCCACGGCCCCTGGACGGTTCCCGCCGACGACTCCCTCGACGGGCCGCGCGTACTACGCGGCGAAATCCGCAGCCCGCGACGGTCGGCGCTTCTTCTTCGGCTGGATCGCCTCCCGCGAGGGCGGAACCGACGACGGCGCCTGGCAGTGGGCGGGAACCCTCTCGGTGCTCGAAGCCGAGCAGAACCTCGACGGAACGCTCCGCTTCCACCCGCCGCGCGAGCTGGTGGAGACCTTCGACAGGGGCGTGGCCGCCGCGGCATCCGGCACCGTCCTCTCGGCCCCCGACGGCTACGCCGGTCTCGTGTTGACCGAGACGATCCCCTCGACCTTCCGCGTCGACGCCGTGTTCGACATCGCCGCGGGCACGACCGAGTGCGGGCTGCTGCTGCGCGCGAGCGCCGATGGCGACGAGGGCTACGCCCTGCGCCTCGAGCCCCGGCGCAACCGCCTGGTTCTCGACCGCTGGCCGCGCCGACGCACCGGCGGCGAGCAGTGGCAGATCTCGGGCGACGTGCCCTTCGCCGTCGAGCTGGAACGCCCGGTCGACCTCACCCCGGGTCCGCACCGCATCGAGGTGATCGTCGACGGCGACCTGTGCGTCGCCACTGTCGACGGCGCCGTCACTCTCAGCACGCGTCTCTACGACCGCACCGCCGGCGGTGTCGGCGCCTTCGTCGGCGAAGGCAGCGCCACGATCCTCAGCCTCGACGTGTCCACACGAGAAGCGCGCTTCCCCGCCTCTCAGCGCGACGACCTCCTCGTCGCCTCCTCCTGAGCCCACCCGCACCCGCACCACACACATCAATGGAGATTCACATGGTCAACCACGCCCGCACGGCATCCTGGCTCGCCCTGGCAGCCGCCACCGCCGTCGTCCTCTCCGGCTGCGCCGGCGGCGGAACAGGGGGAGACCCCACCGACGTCAACCCCGAGGGCGAGATCACGCCCCGCGAGATCTCGTGGCTGCTCTCGCGCCCGGCCGACGGCGGGGTCATCACCGCGATGCAGAAGATCGCGGACGAATACGCCGCCGACCACCCGGGCTTCGCCCTCAACCTCATCACCACGCCCGACCGGCCCAGCTACATCCAGAAGTACGAGACCCTCGCCGCGGCGAACAAGCTGCCCGAGCTCTTCGACACCGATGCCACCCCTTTCGCGCAGAAGCTCGCCGAACAGGGCCGCATGGTCGACGTCGATCTGCTGCTGGACGACCTGGGGCTCGCCGACGACTACCGCGAGGCGGCGCTGAACTACCAGCGCTTCGACGACGGGTCGCTGTACATGGTGCCGTTCGAGTTCCAGCTGGAGTTCTTCTGGTACAACCGCGACCTGCTGGCCCAGGCCGGTGTCTCGGTGCCCGCGACCCTCGACGACTTCGCCCCCATGTGCGAGGCGCTGCGCGCCCAGGGCGTCACCCCGATCGCCCTCGACGGCGCCGACGGCTGGCCCCTCGAGCGCTACATGGCCTACTACCCCTTCCGTCAGGCGGGCCCGGAGTACGTGCAGGAGCTCAAGACGGGCGAAGCGAAATTCTCCGACGCCCCCGGCCGCGCCGCCGCCGACTGGCTGTACGGCCTCGGTCAGGCCGGGTGCTTCCAGGAGGGCTTCTCGTCGACCGGCTATGCCGACGCCCAGGCGCAGTTCACCTCGGGCAAGGCCGCGGTCTACAACATCGGCACGTGGGAGCTCGCGAACCTCGCCACCGACAAGCTCGACGCGGGCGTGCGCGACAGCGTCGACTACTTCACGCTTCCCACCCTTCCGGGAGCGGTGACCGCCGACGACGAGTACGTCGCCCCGTCGGGCATCGGAATGGCGGTCAACGCCTCGACCTACGACCCCCTGGTGCGCGACTTCCTCGCCTTCGCGCTCGAGCGCTACCCCGCCGAGGTCGCCGCTTCGGGCGCCCTGTCTCCGACCACGGATGCGGCGACCGAGATCCCGGCGAACGCCACGCCGCTGTACACCCGGGCGATCGAGCAGGCCGGCGAGGTCGGCGAGGAGCTCGCGATGCCCTGGGACACGCAGCTCGACCCCGCCACCAACACCCGCCTCCAGCAGGAGTTGACCCTCCTCGTGCAGGGCGACATCACGCCCGACGAGTTCGTCAGCACCATGGATGCCGCCCTGACGGAGAACGTCGGTGACTGACACGCTCGCACCGAGCCGGCCCCGCGTCACCGGGGCCGGCCGGCCCGCCCCCCGCCGCCGTCCGCTCAGCACCTCGATGCTGCCCCGG
The DNA window shown above is from Microbacterium proteolyticum and carries:
- a CDS encoding glycoside hydrolase family 68 protein; translation: MTITHNRVGRTRVRLAAIAAVIATTAVLAAGVPAQAQAAPAAAAAAVPGYPAPTEHTQKAYDPEDDFTAKWTRADARQIKAMSNPNAPSRANSMPEEYTMPTVPQDFPDMSNEQVWVWDSWTLTDGSSAQPSFKGWEVVFSLVADRKLGFDDRHTYAKLGYFYRKADVAERPKNGGWTYGGLVFPDGASGAIFEDQSFSHQTEWSGSTRIFDGNKLRIFYTAVAFYRNEDGSNRKPYDPRLVQSEGRIFADDKGVWLTGFRDQHDMLKADGEYYQTGAQNEFFNFRDPFTFEDPAHPGKTYMVFEGNSAFPRGERSCTEEDMGYAPGDPYAETADQAMDMGAHFQLANVGLAVAENAALTKWRFLPPILSANCVNDQTERPQIYIKDGKYYLFTITHRSTYAAGIDGPEGVYGFVGDGIRSDFQPVNRGSGLALGSPSNLNFAVGTPFAPDYNQHPGQFQAYSHYVMPGGLVQSFIDTIGTSDNFVRGGTLAPTVRVDINGNAVTVDRSYGKNGLGAWADIPSGYAHEIAPTPDPRPIG
- a CDS encoding glucose PTS transporter subunit IIA; protein product: MNATTMADAILHALGGPDNVASSTHCATRLRVNPRDAARVDAAALDAVPGVLATQVVGEQVQVVVGPGRVDELAAAFARVLSPEPTVPTRRLPTRVISVIVDVFTPLLPALVAGGLLTAIHNVLAGPGAFGDLAAVEAVPELRGPVALVGMLGAAVFALLPVLLGFAAAGRFGGSPYLGAAMGAALVAAPGLAAVSALPAIHLTPSTGWVLDGIDVLAIDYQGTVLPIIVICFVLARLERFFGRRLRGSARVLLVPLLTLLTTGLLAFLILGPTLRFLGDTAAEGMEWLYTSAGVVGGTVVGAVYSPLVVTGLHQGLIAIELGLLSTGGSFIFPIAAAANVAQAAATLAIWVSARRGSRLRALAATATVPAALGIAEPAIFGVTLRLRAPFAIAVGATAVAATLLAAMHVQAVTLGAAGVFGFVSIAPGRVGPFLACLGVSIVLSFTGTLLWARWRQRGGRPLESDGATEPSDETTVRSPAAGTRLDVSALADPVFAARALGPTSAVAPSSGLVSSPAAGTISAIAAASHAYGITTDDGTELLVHVGIDTVRLAGRGFRPLVRVGDRVASGDALVHVDLAAVRGAGFDPVVLTIVTNADEHQYTDIAGGSEVAVGTPLMRQTRVAKEN
- a CDS encoding ABC transporter substrate-binding protein — its product is MVNHARTASWLALAAATAVVLSGCAGGGTGGDPTDVNPEGEITPREISWLLSRPADGGVITAMQKIADEYAADHPGFALNLITTPDRPSYIQKYETLAAANKLPELFDTDATPFAQKLAEQGRMVDVDLLLDDLGLADDYREAALNYQRFDDGSLYMVPFEFQLEFFWYNRDLLAQAGVSVPATLDDFAPMCEALRAQGVTPIALDGADGWPLERYMAYYPFRQAGPEYVQELKTGEAKFSDAPGRAAADWLYGLGQAGCFQEGFSSTGYADAQAQFTSGKAAVYNIGTWELANLATDKLDAGVRDSVDYFTLPTLPGAVTADDEYVAPSGIGMAVNASTYDPLVRDFLAFALERYPAEVAASGALSPTTDAATEIPANATPLYTRAIEQAGEVGEELAMPWDTQLDPATNTRLQQELTLLVQGDITPDEFVSTMDAALTENVGD